The genomic interval TTCTGGAGAAAGTTGTGCCATGGCATTGTAGGCACCCCGAAATTTGAAGGCTCCGATCCGCTGAAAGTTTTCGCACTTAAAAAACACCTGGCTCTGGGTCAGGCGATCGACGGTGGTAGAAGTCATCACAGGTGTGTGGTGTGCCTTTCCCTGTAAGCGCTCTGCCGCTGCGGCAATGTCAGCGTAAGTAACGACAAGACTATTACTGTCTCCAAGTGGTAATGCGTTCACCATTGTTAATCAAAGGTAGAGAATCTGGATTTTCCATCGGGTTTGCGATTGTGCTGTTCAGGATTGTAAGCAGCCTACGGACAACTTCCTGAGATGGATTTCTCGCCGCAATCATCCTTCCATCATGCATCTTCTGCTCAAAGTATTCTGGTGAGAGATTCTCAATGTCAGTCTGATTGGGCGTAAGGATTATTGCTTTTGGATGGATAGCCGCTCTATCTCCCCATTCGCCGCACCCAATTTGTTTACGCTTACTTTCCTAAAAAGAAGTGGTTAATTCCCTCTAACAGTGTTTCAACTGCTAGAGACGCCACAATTAGCCCCATAACACGGGTTACGACGTTTACCCCTGTGTTTCCCAGGATTTGTTGCATCCACTCAGAGGTTAGCAAAATCAAATAGGTCAAAACCAAAATTCCGAGTAAAACACCTGCTGTTACGATTTGCTCAGAAACGGTGAATTTGTCGTTGTCGGTGAGTAATACCACTGCCATGATTGCCCCTGGTCCGGCGATGAAGGGCATTGCCAGGGGAAATACTGCAACATCGTGGGTGGCAGCTTCATCGGGGCTGGGTTGGGTGGTCATCAGTTGTTTTTCGGGTTCATCTTCCAGCACCATCTTCAGTCCAATAATTAGGAGGATAATTCCTCCGGCAATCATGAAGGCGGGTAGGCTGATGCCCAGTTCGTCCAGTAGAAATTGTCCAAGTACAATGAAGCTGAGGAGGATGATGCCAGAGATAATTACCCCTCTGAGGATAATCCTGCTGCGGTTTTGGGACGTTTCCTGTTTGGTCATTGCCAGGAAAAGCGGCACCAGCCCGATCGGGTCGATAATCACAAATAATGTGACCGCATCTCCAATCACATGCCCAAACATAGAAAAACCCCTGGAATTAATTAAGCTGTTGTCAAATTGTAGTGGTTATGGGTCAATCTGGCAGATGCGATCGATTTCGTGCCCTTTTGTCACCAAAGCAGGTTAGCGGTTAGTTCTCCGACTGTGTTAAAAAAAATTGGAGGTTTGGGGGATGCTGCGATCGTGAATCTGTCTGGAGCAACACCCCGATCCCAGTTTTTGACTGAGTTTATCCGCCAGATACCGGCTGGGGAACGATCGAAGTAGCCGTTTGAATCAATGTTGAGATCCTGGCATCGGGTAACCGTTCAGCACTGTAAAGCTTCCTTCTTATAGAGACCAGAAGTTTTAACGTAAGTCTCGTTAAAGATTGATTTTCGGTTGAAATATTTATTTTCTTTAAGAGGCACTTTTTGCTGGCGAAGTGTCCTGTAGGGTTATTAATGAGTTTTTTTGCTAAGGGAATTTACTCACTTCCACTTTGGTCAGAAGTGTTAGGGGCGTTTGCTTGCGCGATAAACCTTCTCCCTCCAGAGCAGTTATCGCCAATGCCCTATGGAATTTTGGGTTGCTGGCTATTTTTTTCCTGAACTTTGTCACCTTTCACCTGCTGTATCTGAGTTACCTACATCATGAGCCAATCATTGTTTCCTGCCCAACTCAGTCAAGGGTCAGATCTTGCCTTAGACCTTTCTCACAATTCTTGCAGACGCTGCTCTCCTGGTTGGATGTGTGCCAGCGTCGGTGTCACCGTTGGACTCGTGAGTGTGCTGCTGCCTAATGCGCCAGCTTTTGCCGGATCATCGGTTCACTCCCGTTCGGGTTCGTCGATGAAGGGGGCGATCGCAGCCCAAAATAGCCTGCAAGCGAAGCTGTCTCCGGTGGTGACCCAACGGTTTAAGGAGTTGGGCGTTCCGGGTGCAATGGTGGGGGTCTGGGTGAAGGATCAACAATGGATTGCCACGTTGGGGGTTGCAAATCTGGCGAAAAAGACTCCGATCAAACCGAATGAGTACACGCGGATCGGTAGCATCACCAAAACGTTTACGGGAACCGTCGTTTTGCAATTGGAGGATGAGGGTAAACTGAGCCTCAAAGACCCTGTGTCTAAGTA from Kovacikia minuta CCNUW1 carries:
- a CDS encoding MarC family protein — translated: MFGHVIGDAVTLFVIIDPIGLVPLFLAMTKQETSQNRSRIILRGVIISGIILLSFIVLGQFLLDELGISLPAFMIAGGIILLIIGLKMVLEDEPEKQLMTTQPSPDEAATHDVAVFPLAMPFIAGPGAIMAVVLLTDNDKFTVSEQIVTAGVLLGILVLTYLILLTSEWMQQILGNTGVNVVTRVMGLIVASLAVETLLEGINHFFLGK